The following proteins are co-located in the Phragmites australis chromosome 10, lpPhrAust1.1, whole genome shotgun sequence genome:
- the LOC133931077 gene encoding uncharacterized protein LOC133931077 — MCVIDDAQQAIVSHGQIVKEPPHNAEGQQHAQTEGNFETVNPNLSKEADIASGDHVGDVNVTDDEQQRSPPPGANTSPGGNDSSPHVIPNLHASTSPPHESGRSEANVNEDTFDPNGAFSFLNDPTPPQIESTSDRTVGLSIVLNQEVLANTLANPTKEGSAEGKDGNTDDAIDAVDKIISKLHIDGNFNAYLNDEAVQASTEAPTQHVFAKPERIHDLEAMFREKHPNQKFKVNPVPPPANKAKTSELSTDNVLPRHYKRANRKPPMYSSPFKAGKSRTVPVVDHAMQLRDLLCSPGSPLKSHYLIQFLPFAWTGSDIADSFSDGRMTDIFFLEYFVKCLAEDDKLHRAESYGYRIFMPPRVCCALNPEELNKGNDRVFDPTALDNMVRENLPPTDWSKAKLVFLSMCHREHISVYCINFRHTRIDVLDSLDYKSIGTEWEQHHDKEFCDTMMQRLSDSFQRISKKDFKVFANMRRVPFTEAPVMVNRNDCAFFSMKFIEFFDGEESSLRTSIAPEKCGELRSEMLHYLLFHTLNDIKDMPPEIERFRLSGVPF, encoded by the exons ATGTGTGTTATTGATGATGCTCAGCAGGCAATAGTATCCC ATGGCCAAATTGTTAAAGAACCACCACATAATGCTGAGGGGCAGCAACATGCACAAACTGAAGGCAATTTTGAAACTGTAAATCCCAACCTGTCTAAAGAGGCTGACATAG CATCCGGAGACCATGTGGGAGATGTTAATGTTACTGATGATGAGCAGCAGCGTTCGCCACCACCAGGTGCTAACACGTCTCCGGGAGGAAATGATTCCTCGCCTCATGTCATCCCCAATCTACATGCATCTACATCTCCACCACATGAGTCTGGTCGATCGGAAGCTAATGTCAATGAGGATACTTTTGACCCTAATGGCGCCTTCAGTTTTCTTAATGATCCAACCCCTCCCCAGATAGAATCAA CTTCCGACCGTACGGTTGGCCTTTCAATTGTTCTGAACCAGGAGGTACTTGCTAATACATTGGCAAATCCCACAAAGGAAGGCTCTGCTGAAG GCAAGGACGGCAATACAGATGATGCTATCGATGCTGTTGACAAGATTATCTCAAAATTACATATCGACGGAAACTTCAATGCATACTTGAATGACGAGGCAGTCCAAGCATCTACG GAGGCACCAACACAGCATGTTTTTGCAAAACCGGAAAGAATACATGATCTAGAGGCAATGTTCCGGGAAAAGCATCCAAATCAAAAGTTTAAGGTGAACCCAGTGCCACCACCGGCAAACAAGGCGAAAACGTCCGAATTGTCGACCGACAATGTGCTGCCTCGTCATTACAAGAGAGCGAATCGGAAACCTCCAATGTACTCGTCGCCATTCAAGGCAGGAAAGAGCAGGACTGTCCCTGTAGTTGATCATGCAATGCAACTACGAGACCTTTTATGCTCCCCAGGTTCACCATTAAAAAG CCATTACTTGATTCAATTCCTCCCATTTGCATGGACGGGTTCAGATATTGCTGACTCATTCTCAGATGGGCGAATGACCGATATATTCTTTCTGGAGTATTTTGTTAAATGCTTGGCGGAAGACGATAAGTTGCACCGGGCAGAATCATACGGTTACAGGATTTTTATGCCGCCCAGAGTTTGT TGTGCACTCAATCCAGAGGAACTCAACAAAGGCAATGATAGAGTCTTTGACCCTACCGCGCTAGACAACATGGTTAGGGAGAACCTTCCTCCCACCGATTGGTCCAAGGCAAAACTG GTTTTCCTCTCGATGTGCCACCGCGAGCACATCTCTGTCTATTGCATAAACTTCCGGCACACTCGCATTGATGTACTTGACTCCCTTGACTACAAATCCATCGGAACAGAATGGGAACAACATCACGACAAAGAATTTTGTGATACCATGATGCAGCGTTTGAGTGATTCTTTTCAGAGGATTTCTAAGAAAGATTTCAAGGTTTTTGCAAACATGAGGCGCGTCCCCTTTACTGAAGCTCCCGTAATGGTTAACAGGAATGACTGCGCCTTCTTTTCTATGAAGTTCATAGAGTTCTTTGACGGAGAGGAGTCTTCACTTCGCACTTCAATTGCGCCC GAGAAGTGTGGTGAGCTCCGATCCGAGATGCTCCATTACTTGTTGTTTCACACTCTGAACGATATAAAAGATATGCCTCCTGAGATCGAGCGGTTCCGGCTATCTGGAGTTCCGTTTTAG